A segment of the Nitrospira sp. genome:
CCGCGCGGGCATGGCCCACGTTCACCATGAAATTCGCGTGCTTTTCGGAAACCTGCGCGTCTCCGACACGGGCCCCCTTGAGACCGGCGGCATCCACCAGGCGGCCGGCCGAATCGTGCGGAGGATTTTTAAAGACACAGCCGGCGCTCGGCAACGTCAACGGCTGGGTGTTCTTGCGATACTGGAGATAGTCCTTCACGGTCTTTTCGATGCGCCCATGGTCACCTGGCGTCATCTGCAACCACACACCGGCCACGATGCCGCGCGGCAGATGGGCACGTCGATAGCTGAAGGGAATCTCGCTGGCGGGAATATCCACGACCTGGCCCCGCACGTTCACCATGCGCACGGCCGTAAGTGCGTCTTTCATTTCCCCCAACCGCGTCCCTGCGTTCATGACCACACAACCGGCCACCGTGCCGGGAATACCGGCGCCCCACTCCAATCCGCTCAGGGATCGGCGAATCGCATATCCGATTAACGTCGGCATGCCCACGCCCCCATCCGCATACAGCACATGCCCTGGCTCCTGACGAATATTCTTGAGTTGCCGGAGGCTGACCACGATGCCGCGGATCCCGCCGTCACGAACGAGCAGATTCGTCCCACCCACGACGAACACCGGGAGGCGTTCGGCCCGAGCCTTCGCCACCACCCGGCACAGGTCATCCACATCGAGCGGCTCCACCAGGACTTCGGCCGGTCCCCCGATGCGGAACGACGTATAGGATTGCAACGAGGCCTGATGCGTGATCGTTCCACGGACTCCCTCAAGGATGTGCATCCAATCTTGCTTCGTTCTGGCCGGTCGTTCCGTGCGCGCCACACGTCTGCTCGCCTTCCGTGTCACCACCGCGTCACGCAGGCAGCCGGTCGAGAATCGCCAGCCCCGCTTTCCAGATATCCCCTGCACCGAGCGTGATCACGAGATCCCCGGCCTTCAATGTCGGCAACACCTGATCGGCAATCGCGTCCTTCCTCTCCACAAACGTGGCCGAGGGATGACCGGTCGCCTTCACCGCTTCGACCAGTTTCGCGCCGGAGACACCCGGAATCGGCTGCTCGCCAGCGGCATAAATCTCCGTCATAAACAGCGCATCGGCCTGATCAAACGCATGCGAAAATTCTTGAATCAGATCGCGTGACCGGCTGTAGCGATGCGGTTGGAACAACACGACCACCCGGCGGTCCCAACCCTGTTTCGCGGCGGCGATGGTCGCCCGCACTTCGGTCGGATGGTGGCCATAGTCGTCCACCACCATGATCCCGGCCTTCTCCCCGCGCAGATGAAACCGGCGTTCAACGCCGCTGAACGCCGCCAAACCCTTGCGGATGAGGTCCACTGGGATATCCAATTCCAGACCGATCGCAATCGCCACCAACGAGTTGGACACGTTGTGAATGCCGGGAATACTGAGCCGGAATGGACCCAGGTTGCGGCCGCGGAAGAACACGCGAAACTCCGAGCCCCACTGCCGCAGCGAGATGTCGGTCGCGCGGAAATCCGGCACGTGATCAGAATATTCGTTCAAGCCGTAGGTCTGGTACCGCTTGACCACGCGCGGCAACAGGTTGCGCAAGCGTTCATCATCGGAAC
Coding sequences within it:
- the murB gene encoding UDP-N-acetylmuramate dehydrogenase, whose protein sequence is MARTERPARTKQDWMHILEGVRGTITHQASLQSYTSFRIGGPAEVLVEPLDVDDLCRVVAKARAERLPVFVVGGTNLLVRDGGIRGIVVSLRQLKNIRQEPGHVLYADGGVGMPTLIGYAIRRSLSGLEWGAGIPGTVAGCVVMNAGTRLGEMKDALTAVRMVNVRGQVVDIPASEIPFSYRRAHLPRGIVAGVWLQMTPGDHGRIEKTVKDYLQYRKNTQPLTLPSAGCVFKNPPHDSAGRLVDAAGLKGARVGDAQVSEKHANFMVNVGHARAADVLALIKKVRAAVKKQTGVTLELELKVVGQA
- a CDS encoding UDP-N-acetylmuramate--L-alanine ligase, whose protein sequence is MFRKTQHIHLVGIGGSGMSGIAEVLLTLGYKVSGSDLSQSETTRRLEELGGRIAIGHHEANIGEAQVVVISSAVAATNPEVVAAKARQIPVIPRAEMLAELMRLKFGVAIAGAHGKTTTTSMVANVLAQGGLDPTMVIGGKVNALGSHARLGRGDLLIAEADESDGSFLRLAPTIAAVTNLDREHLDHYGSMERIHDSFLEFVNKVPFYGLAVLCSDDERLRNLLPRVVKRYQTYGLNEYSDHVPDFRATDISLRQWGSEFRVFFRGRNLGPFRLSIPGIHNVSNSLVAIAIGLELDIPVDLIRKGLAAFSGVERRFHLRGEKAGIMVVDDYGHHPTEVRATIAAAKQGWDRRVVVLFQPHRYSRSRDLIQEFSHAFDQADALFMTEIYAAGEQPIPGVSGAKLVEAVKATGHPSATFVERKDAIADQVLPTLKAGDLVITLGAGDIWKAGLAILDRLPA